One window from the genome of Natator depressus isolate rNatDep1 chromosome 27, rNatDep2.hap1, whole genome shotgun sequence encodes:
- the DNAJC7 gene encoding dnaJ homolog subfamily C member 7 isoform X1: protein MAAAAECDVIMAAPEGPGLLGGEEETRRYSFAGGCREGQGVPQVDWSIEAESFKEQGNAYYAKKDYNEAYNYYTKAIDACPNNASYYGNRAATLMMLGKFREALGDAQQSVRLDDTFVRGHLREGKCHLSLGNAMAASRCFQRVLELDRTNPQAQQELKNASAVLEYERIAEIDFEKRDFRKVVFCMDRALEFAPACHRFKILKAECLALLGRYPEAQSVASDILRMDSTNADALYVRGLCLYYEDCIEKAVQFFVQALRMAPDHEKACLACRNAKALKAKKEDGNKAFKEGNYKLAYELYTEALGIDPNNIKTNAKLYCNRGTVNSKLRKLEEAIDDCTNAIKLDDTYIKAYLRRAQCYMDTEQYEDAVRDYEKVYQTEKTKEHKQFLKNAQVELKKSKRKDYYKILGVDKNASEDEIKKAYRKRALMHHPDRHSGASAEIQKEEEKKFKEVGEAFTILSDPKKKARYDSGQDLEEDGMNMADFDANNIFKAFFGGPGGFSFEASGPGNFFFQFG, encoded by the exons AGAAGCAGAGTCTTTCAAGGAACAAGGAAATGCTTATTATGCCAAGAAAGATTACAATGAAGCGTACAACTACTACACAAAAGCCATAG ACGCATGTCCTAACAATGCCAGTTATTATGGTAACAGAGCAGCCACCCTAATGATGTTGGGGAAGTTCCGGGAAGCACTGGGAGATGCCCAACAGTCCGTCAGATTGGACGATACCTTTGTAAGG GGACATCTACGGGAAGGGAAATGTCACCTGTCTCTCGGGAATGCCATGGCCGCCAGCCGCTGCTTCCAACGAGTTCTAGAACTGGATCGTACAAACCCTCAGGCACAACAAGAG TTGAAGAATGCGAGCGCTGTGCTGGAATACGAGAGAATAGCTGAAATCGATTTTGAGAAACGGGATTTCAGGAAG GTCGTGTTCTGCATGGACCGCGCTTTGGAGTTCGCTCCTGCCTGTCATCGGTTCAAAATCCTCAAGGCCGAATGTTTGGCACTGCTGGGTCGCTATCCAGAAGCACAGTCTGTAGCTAG CGACATCTTACGCATGGACTCCACAAACGCAGATGCCCTTTACGTCCGAGGTCTTTGCCTGTACTATGAAGACTGCATTGAGAAGGCTGTGCAGTTCTTCGTCCAGGCACTCAGGATGGCTCCTGATCACGAGAAAGCATGTCTCGCCTGCCGA AATGCCAAAGCACTTAAAGCAAAGAAAGAAGATGGAAATAAAGCATTTAAAGAAGGCAATTACAAACTAGCATATGAACTGTACACAGAGGCACTGGGGATAGACCCAAATAACATAAAAACAAATGCCAAACTCTACTGTAACCGGGGGACAGTTAATTCAAAG CTTAGGAAACTAGAAGAAGCAATAGATGACTGCACAAATGCAATAAAACTGGATGACACATATATCAAAGCATACCTGAGGAGAGCACAATG TTACATGGACACAGAACAATACGAAGATGCTGTGAGGGATTATGAAAAAGTTTACCagacagagaaaacaaaag AACACAAGCAATTCCTAAAGAATGCACAGGTGGAACTGAAAAAAAGCAAGAGGAAAGACTACTATAAAATCCTCGGGGTGGACAAAAACGCCTCTGAAGATGAGATCAAGAAGGCGTATAGGAAACGGGCACTCATGCATCACCCAG ACCGGCACAGTGGGGCGAGCGCAGAAATACAGAAAGAAGAGGAGAAGAAGTTCAAAGAAGTCGGAGAAGCCTTCACCATTCTGTCGGATCCCAAGAAGAAGGCTCGCTACGACAGTGGGCAGGATCTGGAGGAGGATGGCATGAACATGGCAG ATTTTGATGCTAACAATATCTTCAAGGCTTTCTTTGGTGGGCCAGGCGGCTTCAGTTTTGAAG CTTCTGGGCCAGGAAATTTCTTTTTCCAGTTTGggtaa
- the CNP gene encoding 2',3'-cyclic-nucleotide 3'-phosphodiesterase isoform X2 — translation MSTQSSKERPENLQFPFFDDDTTISTVKESKTLFIIRGLPGSGKSTLAQAIQDQYKDACKIISADTYKFIPAIRSSIPEDYSKLDEDLVDYCKRDISVVVVDDTHHERERLDQLFDIADRYQYKVLFVEPKTPWKMDCLQLKDKNQWKLSVEDLKKMKPSLEKDFLPLYYGWFLSKKSSENLRKTGQAFLDELGSLKVFKKESKYFLPAEDPKVKLDLTSYFAKRPPGVLHCTTKFTDFGKAMGADEYAQQEVVKASYGKAFTLTISALFLTTKTAGARVELSEQELLLWPGDVDKILPTDNLPKGSRAHVTLGCASGIEPVQTGIDLLEFVKLEKAGNKGDEIEEVGGGKLQYFGNGMWMLLLSKKIEVKAIFSGYYGKGKLVPTQGSNKRGSAFNPCTII, via the exons atgtCTACTCAGTCATCGAAAGAGAGGCCTGAAAATCTGCAGTTTCCATTCTTTGACGACGACACTACCATTTCTACAGTCAAAGAATCTAAAACCCTTTTTATCATAAGAGGCCTGCCTGGCAGTGGGAAATCCACTCTTGCCCAGGCTATTCAAGACCAGTATAAGGATGCCTGCAAGATCATTTCGGCAGATACGTATAAATTTATACCTGCAATAAGAAGCTCCATTCCTGAAGATTATTCAAAGTTGGATGAGGATTTAGTTGACTATTGCAAGCGAGACATCAGTGTTGTTGTTGTGGATGATACTCACCATGAACGGGAACGGCTAGACCAACTCTTTGATATTGCTGACAGATACCAGTATAAAGTCCTCTTTGTTGAGCCCAAAACACCTTGGAAGATGGATTGCTTGCAGCTTAAGGATAAGAATCAGTGGAAACTGTCTGTGGAAGATTTGAAGAAGATGAAACCAAGCTTGGAGAAGGATTTCCTACCTTTGTATTATGGATGGTTTTTGAGCAAAAAGAGTTCTGAGAACTTGAGGAAGACTGGGCAAGCCTTTTTAGATGAGCTTGGAAGTCTTAAAGTATTCAAAAAGGAGTCTAAGTACT ttcTTCCTGCCGAAGATCCCAAAGTAAAATTGGACCTGACCAGCTACTTTGCGAAAAGGCCACCCGGCGTATTGCACTGTACTACAAAATTTACTGACTTTGGAAAGGCTATGGGAGCTGATGAATATGCACAACAAGAA GTTGTGAAGGCTTCCTATGGAAAAGCCTTTACCTTGACTATCTCTGCGCTGTTCCTCACGACAAAAACGGCGGGTGCTCGCGTGGAACTGAGTGAGCAAGAACTGCTGCTGTGGCCGGGAGACGTGGACAAGATATTGCCTACAGACAACCTGCCCAAAGGCAGCCGGGCTCACGTTACCCTTGGATGTGCCAGTGGCATAGAACCGGTCCAGACTGGAATTGACTTGCTGGAGTTTGTCAAGCTGGAAAAGGCAGGGAACAAAGGTGATGAAATTGAGGAAGTTGGTGGAGGGAAACTGCAGTACTTTGGCAATGGCATGTGGATGCTCCTACTTTCTAAAAAGATCGAAGTGAAGGCTATTTTCTCAGGTTACTACGGCAAGGGAAAGCTCGTGCCTACTCAGGGCAGTAACAAGCGAGGCTCTGCCTTTAATCCCTGCACTATCATCTAA
- the CNP gene encoding 2',3'-cyclic-nucleotide 3'-phosphodiesterase isoform X1 → MKIAAGGPLTEPRPLRSAAAAPGGAALAMNRGFTRKSHTFLPKIFRKMSTQSSKERPENLQFPFFDDDTTISTVKESKTLFIIRGLPGSGKSTLAQAIQDQYKDACKIISADTYKFIPAIRSSIPEDYSKLDEDLVDYCKRDISVVVVDDTHHERERLDQLFDIADRYQYKVLFVEPKTPWKMDCLQLKDKNQWKLSVEDLKKMKPSLEKDFLPLYYGWFLSKKSSENLRKTGQAFLDELGSLKVFKKESKYFLPAEDPKVKLDLTSYFAKRPPGVLHCTTKFTDFGKAMGADEYAQQEVVKASYGKAFTLTISALFLTTKTAGARVELSEQELLLWPGDVDKILPTDNLPKGSRAHVTLGCASGIEPVQTGIDLLEFVKLEKAGNKGDEIEEVGGGKLQYFGNGMWMLLLSKKIEVKAIFSGYYGKGKLVPTQGSNKRGSAFNPCTII, encoded by the exons ATGAAAATCGCGGCGGGCGGGCCCCTGACAGAGCCGCGTCCCCTCCGCTCGGCAGCCGCAGCCCCTGGAGGCGCCGCCCTCGCCATG aaCAGAGGCTTTACCCGGAAGAGCCATACATTCCTGcctaaaatatttagaaaaatgtCTACTCAGTCATCGAAAGAGAGGCCTGAAAATCTGCAGTTTCCATTCTTTGACGACGACACTACCATTTCTACAGTCAAAGAATCTAAAACCCTTTTTATCATAAGAGGCCTGCCTGGCAGTGGGAAATCCACTCTTGCCCAGGCTATTCAAGACCAGTATAAGGATGCCTGCAAGATCATTTCGGCAGATACGTATAAATTTATACCTGCAATAAGAAGCTCCATTCCTGAAGATTATTCAAAGTTGGATGAGGATTTAGTTGACTATTGCAAGCGAGACATCAGTGTTGTTGTTGTGGATGATACTCACCATGAACGGGAACGGCTAGACCAACTCTTTGATATTGCTGACAGATACCAGTATAAAGTCCTCTTTGTTGAGCCCAAAACACCTTGGAAGATGGATTGCTTGCAGCTTAAGGATAAGAATCAGTGGAAACTGTCTGTGGAAGATTTGAAGAAGATGAAACCAAGCTTGGAGAAGGATTTCCTACCTTTGTATTATGGATGGTTTTTGAGCAAAAAGAGTTCTGAGAACTTGAGGAAGACTGGGCAAGCCTTTTTAGATGAGCTTGGAAGTCTTAAAGTATTCAAAAAGGAGTCTAAGTACT ttcTTCCTGCCGAAGATCCCAAAGTAAAATTGGACCTGACCAGCTACTTTGCGAAAAGGCCACCCGGCGTATTGCACTGTACTACAAAATTTACTGACTTTGGAAAGGCTATGGGAGCTGATGAATATGCACAACAAGAA GTTGTGAAGGCTTCCTATGGAAAAGCCTTTACCTTGACTATCTCTGCGCTGTTCCTCACGACAAAAACGGCGGGTGCTCGCGTGGAACTGAGTGAGCAAGAACTGCTGCTGTGGCCGGGAGACGTGGACAAGATATTGCCTACAGACAACCTGCCCAAAGGCAGCCGGGCTCACGTTACCCTTGGATGTGCCAGTGGCATAGAACCGGTCCAGACTGGAATTGACTTGCTGGAGTTTGTCAAGCTGGAAAAGGCAGGGAACAAAGGTGATGAAATTGAGGAAGTTGGTGGAGGGAAACTGCAGTACTTTGGCAATGGCATGTGGATGCTCCTACTTTCTAAAAAGATCGAAGTGAAGGCTATTTTCTCAGGTTACTACGGCAAGGGAAAGCTCGTGCCTACTCAGGGCAGTAACAAGCGAGGCTCTGCCTTTAATCCCTGCACTATCATCTAA
- the DNAJC7 gene encoding dnaJ homolog subfamily C member 7 isoform X2 codes for MAAAAECDVIMAAPEGPGLLGGEEETRREAESFKEQGNAYYAKKDYNEAYNYYTKAIDACPNNASYYGNRAATLMMLGKFREALGDAQQSVRLDDTFVRGHLREGKCHLSLGNAMAASRCFQRVLELDRTNPQAQQELKNASAVLEYERIAEIDFEKRDFRKVVFCMDRALEFAPACHRFKILKAECLALLGRYPEAQSVASDILRMDSTNADALYVRGLCLYYEDCIEKAVQFFVQALRMAPDHEKACLACRNAKALKAKKEDGNKAFKEGNYKLAYELYTEALGIDPNNIKTNAKLYCNRGTVNSKLRKLEEAIDDCTNAIKLDDTYIKAYLRRAQCYMDTEQYEDAVRDYEKVYQTEKTKEHKQFLKNAQVELKKSKRKDYYKILGVDKNASEDEIKKAYRKRALMHHPDRHSGASAEIQKEEEKKFKEVGEAFTILSDPKKKARYDSGQDLEEDGMNMADFDANNIFKAFFGGPGGFSFEASGPGNFFFQFG; via the exons AGAAGCAGAGTCTTTCAAGGAACAAGGAAATGCTTATTATGCCAAGAAAGATTACAATGAAGCGTACAACTACTACACAAAAGCCATAG ACGCATGTCCTAACAATGCCAGTTATTATGGTAACAGAGCAGCCACCCTAATGATGTTGGGGAAGTTCCGGGAAGCACTGGGAGATGCCCAACAGTCCGTCAGATTGGACGATACCTTTGTAAGG GGACATCTACGGGAAGGGAAATGTCACCTGTCTCTCGGGAATGCCATGGCCGCCAGCCGCTGCTTCCAACGAGTTCTAGAACTGGATCGTACAAACCCTCAGGCACAACAAGAG TTGAAGAATGCGAGCGCTGTGCTGGAATACGAGAGAATAGCTGAAATCGATTTTGAGAAACGGGATTTCAGGAAG GTCGTGTTCTGCATGGACCGCGCTTTGGAGTTCGCTCCTGCCTGTCATCGGTTCAAAATCCTCAAGGCCGAATGTTTGGCACTGCTGGGTCGCTATCCAGAAGCACAGTCTGTAGCTAG CGACATCTTACGCATGGACTCCACAAACGCAGATGCCCTTTACGTCCGAGGTCTTTGCCTGTACTATGAAGACTGCATTGAGAAGGCTGTGCAGTTCTTCGTCCAGGCACTCAGGATGGCTCCTGATCACGAGAAAGCATGTCTCGCCTGCCGA AATGCCAAAGCACTTAAAGCAAAGAAAGAAGATGGAAATAAAGCATTTAAAGAAGGCAATTACAAACTAGCATATGAACTGTACACAGAGGCACTGGGGATAGACCCAAATAACATAAAAACAAATGCCAAACTCTACTGTAACCGGGGGACAGTTAATTCAAAG CTTAGGAAACTAGAAGAAGCAATAGATGACTGCACAAATGCAATAAAACTGGATGACACATATATCAAAGCATACCTGAGGAGAGCACAATG TTACATGGACACAGAACAATACGAAGATGCTGTGAGGGATTATGAAAAAGTTTACCagacagagaaaacaaaag AACACAAGCAATTCCTAAAGAATGCACAGGTGGAACTGAAAAAAAGCAAGAGGAAAGACTACTATAAAATCCTCGGGGTGGACAAAAACGCCTCTGAAGATGAGATCAAGAAGGCGTATAGGAAACGGGCACTCATGCATCACCCAG ACCGGCACAGTGGGGCGAGCGCAGAAATACAGAAAGAAGAGGAGAAGAAGTTCAAAGAAGTCGGAGAAGCCTTCACCATTCTGTCGGATCCCAAGAAGAAGGCTCGCTACGACAGTGGGCAGGATCTGGAGGAGGATGGCATGAACATGGCAG ATTTTGATGCTAACAATATCTTCAAGGCTTTCTTTGGTGGGCCAGGCGGCTTCAGTTTTGAAG CTTCTGGGCCAGGAAATTTCTTTTTCCAGTTTGggtaa